A single window of Mycoplasma bradburyae DNA harbors:
- a CDS encoding lipoate--protein ligase — protein sequence MAYFYLSESNDCYINAATEEYLLKHLKLELPIIYIWQNANTVFIGKNQNTAAQININETSKDNVNLIRRFSGGGTVFQDMGNVCYSYIDYLDEKRSNAYEFFARPIIEFLNSLNINATFKGRNDLEIEGMKFSGTAQYLYQDKILHHGTLLYDTDMTKLAKYLQVDKSKIQAKGIDSVAKRVTNIIDHLDKKQPVEWFVQELTKFYFKKYSNLTEIKLDDQAKEWIKDRAQNHFKSWDWIYGSSNEYKFNNKKRFTGGELELSLNTDQGKITDIKFNGDFLSVAQIEEIQKALVGVKFDYQSVSDVLDQFDLKLYLGTITKEELMSLLFDNK from the coding sequence ATGGCATATTTTTACTTATCAGAATCTAACGATTGCTACATTAACGCAGCTACAGAAGAATACCTTCTAAAACACTTAAAACTAGAATTACCAATTATTTATATCTGGCAAAACGCTAATACGGTATTTATTGGTAAAAACCAAAACACAGCAGCGCAAATTAACATTAATGAAACTAGTAAAGATAATGTTAATTTAATCCGACGTTTTTCAGGCGGTGGAACTGTGTTCCAAGATATGGGTAATGTTTGTTATTCATATATTGATTATTTAGATGAAAAGCGTTCCAATGCCTACGAGTTTTTTGCTAGACCAATTATCGAATTTTTAAATAGCTTAAATATTAACGCAACATTTAAAGGTCGCAATGATCTTGAAATTGAAGGCATGAAATTCTCAGGAACTGCACAATACCTTTATCAAGATAAGATCTTACATCACGGAACGCTTTTATACGACACAGATATGACTAAGTTAGCTAAATATCTGCAAGTTGATAAATCAAAAATTCAAGCTAAAGGTATTGATTCGGTAGCAAAAAGAGTTACTAACATCATTGATCATTTAGATAAAAAGCAACCAGTTGAATGATTTGTTCAAGAATTAACAAAATTCTATTTCAAGAAATATTCAAATTTAACTGAAATCAAACTTGATGATCAAGCTAAAGAATGAATTAAAGATAGAGCGCAAAACCATTTTAAATCTTGGGATTGAATTTATGGTTCATCTAATGAATATAAATTTAATAATAAGAAAAGATTCACTGGTGGTGAATTAGAATTAAGTCTAAATACTGACCAAGGAAAAATTACTGATATTAAATTTAATGGTGACTTCTTAAGTGTAGCTCAAATTGAAGAAATTCAAAAAGCTTTAGTAGGAGTTAAATTTGATTACCAAAGTGTTAGTGATGTTTTAGATCAATTTGATTTAAAGTTATATTTAGGAACGATAACCAAAGAAGAATTAATGAGCTTATTGTTTGATAATAAATAA
- the pyk gene encoding pyruvate kinase: MNKKHNKFDLNFLKRTKIVATCGPSITYKLFSLSDLEDPTKQDIVQKAKDNLRQLFLNGVSTVRLNFSHGNHEEQAVRIILARSVANELNLPISIMLDTNGPEIRLNQIADTNNIIKKDQIVKIFTDREIIGNANEFSVSDSSKKYNMAKDLSLGSIVLVDDGKLTLQVIEIADDYSYVRAIAKNEHKIVTKKRINLPNAKYSIPFLSQKDYNDIIFGLKNKVDYIAASFVNTADDVKEIRAILKQYNMEHVQVISKVETRHAIENLDEIIQASDGVMVARGDLGLEIPYYEVPYWEKYIIKACRLANKRVIVATQMLDSLEKNIQPTRAEVTDVFFAVERGCDSTMLSGETANGMYPIVAVETMKKINKQSELLFDYKRAITHYFPMTEVAKTTFGEKITEIAKKICPNREIENDEFSTHFLVHFTNNRDEIFALANAKLAASVIVITDDKTIYTGHGIDYGVFTYKVDDLDEALENYQLTAKKAILHYSELFEIKPDNKNNFVLMK, encoded by the coding sequence ATGAATAAAAAACATAACAAATTCGATTTAAATTTTCTAAAAAGAACTAAGATTGTAGCGACTTGCGGTCCTTCAATTACTTATAAATTATTTAGTTTAAGTGATCTAGAAGATCCAACTAAACAAGATATCGTACAAAAAGCTAAGGATAACTTAAGACAATTATTTCTTAATGGTGTTAGTACGGTTCGTTTGAATTTTTCTCACGGTAATCATGAAGAACAAGCTGTAAGAATCATTCTAGCTAGAAGCGTAGCTAATGAATTAAACTTACCGATCTCAATTATGTTAGATACTAATGGACCAGAAATTCGTTTAAATCAAATTGCTGATACTAACAACATTATTAAAAAAGATCAGATTGTAAAAATCTTTACTGATCGCGAAATTATTGGTAATGCTAATGAATTCTCAGTATCAGATTCATCTAAAAAATACAATATGGCTAAGGACTTATCATTAGGTTCTATTGTTTTAGTTGATGATGGTAAATTAACTTTACAAGTAATTGAGATTGCTGATGATTATTCATACGTTAGAGCAATAGCTAAAAACGAACACAAAATCGTTACTAAAAAACGTATTAACTTACCAAATGCTAAATATTCAATTCCGTTCTTATCACAAAAAGATTACAATGATATTATCTTTGGTCTTAAGAATAAAGTTGATTATATTGCTGCTTCATTTGTTAATACAGCAGATGATGTTAAAGAAATTCGTGCGATTTTAAAACAATACAATATGGAACACGTACAAGTGATTTCTAAAGTTGAAACTCGTCATGCAATTGAAAATTTAGATGAAATTATCCAAGCCAGTGATGGTGTTATGGTTGCTAGAGGTGATTTAGGTCTAGAAATCCCTTATTACGAAGTACCTTACTGAGAAAAGTATATTATTAAAGCATGTAGATTAGCTAACAAGCGTGTAATCGTGGCTACTCAAATGTTAGATTCGCTTGAGAAAAACATTCAACCAACACGCGCTGAAGTTACTGATGTTTTCTTTGCGGTTGAACGTGGTTGTGACTCTACAATGTTATCTGGTGAAACTGCTAATGGGATGTATCCGATTGTAGCAGTTGAAACAATGAAGAAAATCAACAAACAATCTGAATTATTGTTTGATTACAAACGCGCAATAACACATTACTTCCCAATGACTGAAGTAGCTAAAACAACTTTTGGTGAAAAAATCACTGAAATTGCTAAAAAAATCTGTCCTAACCGTGAAATTGAAAATGATGAATTCTCAACTCACTTCCTAGTTCATTTCACAAACAACAGAGATGAAATTTTTGCACTTGCTAACGCAAAACTAGCAGCTAGTGTAATTGTGATCACTGATGATAAAACAATTTACACTGGTCATGGTATTGATTATGGTGTTTTCACATATAAAGTTGACGATTTAGATGAAGCTTTAGAAAACTACCAATTAACAGCTAAAAAAGCAATCTTACACTACTCAGAATTATTTGAAATCAAACCAGACAACAAAAACAACTTTGTTTTGATGAAATAA
- the groL gene encoding chaperonin GroEL (60 kDa chaperone family; promotes refolding of misfolded polypeptides especially under stressful conditions; forms two stacked rings of heptamers to form a barrel-shaped 14mer; ends can be capped by GroES; misfolded proteins enter the barrel where they are refolded when GroES binds): protein MAKDLSFQQQARTKLLNGINKLAKAVKITAGPKGRNALIEKKYGAPLITNDGVTIAKEIELKDPVENMGAKLIAEAAISTNDIAGDGTTTATILTHEIVNKAIEAINNGTNPVNLRKGIENASKLVCEYLSSISKPIKSIDEITQVGAISSGSKFIGELIAKAMDIVGPSGVISIDDAKSFDTTLDTTDGLEFKGGYSSPYMVTDSEKMLSELANPKILVSLNKINTVKEILPLLEASVESSSPLLIIASDIAEDVVNALAINKLRGTLNVVSVKCSEFGEAQKTTLEDLAVSVNTVLIDSTAGIDFKDIELNKLGSAEKVVISKDKTTIINGACQKEVLAKYLNSLEAKLANTTSKYDKERISKRIANLSNGVAVIHVGGATEIAQKELKLRIEDALNSTKAAVEEGIVAGGGIALMNAIEVLKQVKESNPEILLGYEIVRSSLTAPCRQIIENAGQNSSKIINNILNSKQPGYGYNAESNEFVDMINNGIIDPTKVTKTALEKACSVAALLITTEVAISDEINEDEKPTSLAHFNN, encoded by the coding sequence ATGGCAAAAGATTTAAGTTTTCAACAACAAGCTAGAACAAAATTATTAAATGGAATTAATAAACTAGCTAAAGCAGTTAAGATTACAGCAGGTCCTAAAGGCCGCAACGCTTTAATTGAAAAAAAATACGGCGCACCATTAATAACTAATGATGGTGTAACGATTGCTAAAGAAATTGAACTAAAAGATCCAGTAGAAAACATGGGTGCTAAACTAATTGCTGAAGCAGCAATTTCTACTAATGATATCGCTGGTGATGGAACTACTACAGCAACGATATTAACCCATGAAATTGTTAATAAAGCAATCGAAGCGATTAATAATGGAACTAACCCTGTTAATTTAAGAAAAGGGATTGAAAACGCATCTAAATTAGTATGTGAATACTTATCTAGTATTTCAAAACCAATTAAATCGATCGATGAAATTACTCAAGTAGGTGCGATATCATCTGGGTCTAAATTCATTGGTGAATTAATTGCTAAAGCTATGGATATCGTAGGTCCAAGCGGTGTGATTTCAATTGATGATGCTAAATCATTTGATACTACTTTAGATACTACTGACGGATTAGAATTCAAAGGTGGTTATTCATCGCCTTATATGGTAACTGATTCTGAAAAGATGTTAAGTGAATTAGCTAACCCAAAAATCTTAGTATCACTTAATAAAATTAATACTGTTAAAGAAATCTTACCATTACTAGAAGCTAGTGTAGAATCAAGCTCACCTTTATTAATTATTGCTAGTGATATTGCTGAAGATGTTGTAAATGCTTTAGCAATTAATAAACTACGAGGAACTTTAAATGTTGTAAGTGTTAAATGTTCAGAATTCGGTGAAGCGCAAAAAACAACTCTAGAAGATTTAGCTGTAAGTGTTAATACCGTTTTAATTGATAGTACTGCTGGAATTGATTTTAAAGATATCGAATTAAATAAATTAGGTTCAGCTGAAAAAGTTGTTATCTCAAAAGATAAAACAACAATTATCAATGGTGCTTGTCAAAAAGAAGTTTTAGCTAAATACTTAAATAGCTTAGAAGCAAAACTTGCTAATACAACATCTAAATATGACAAAGAAAGAATTAGCAAAAGAATTGCTAATTTATCAAACGGAGTGGCTGTAATCCACGTTGGTGGTGCTACTGAAATCGCACAAAAAGAACTTAAATTAAGAATCGAAGATGCGTTAAACTCAACTAAAGCAGCAGTTGAAGAAGGTATTGTTGCTGGTGGTGGAATTGCTTTAATGAACGCAATTGAAGTTCTTAAACAAGTTAAAGAATCCAATCCTGAAATCTTATTAGGTTACGAAATTGTCAGATCATCATTAACAGCACCTTGTCGCCAAATTATTGAAAACGCAGGTCAAAACAGTTCTAAGATTATTAATAATATCTTAAATAGTAAACAACCTGGTTATGGTTACAATGCTGAATCTAATGAATTTGTTGATATGATCAACAACGGTATTATTGATCCTACTAAAGTAACTAAAACTGCGCTTGAAAAAGCTTGTTCTGTAGCTGCTTTATTAATTACTACTGAAGTAGCTATTAGTGATGAAATTAATGAAGACGAAAAACCAACTTCATTAGCTCACTTTAATAACTAA
- a CDS encoding ATP-dependent 6-phosphofructokinase gives MSIKTQRIAILTSGGDAPGMNAAIYGLVQQAILNNIQPYLVYEGYKGLVEDNIVLANQQEVIDHFFDSGTFIYSARLVEFKDLEIRKKALNNLKAKKIDTLVVIGGDGSYQGAKLLSEMGVNVIAMPGTIDNDVSSSDYTIGFYSALEHITRTIQEIISTSTSHNRVSISEVMGRRCGDLSVYAALATKADLVITPENIKTTQEIVDLVAKRMLEDKKRTMTIIVCEHIYGEDNRDSLKEIAKQINDQLNIKTNVNYLTYGQRGQIPTPMERILAMRFAIKAFEHINQQEYNLVLGLSGDEIKAYNFDQALKKKNPSRIKLIDQSNKINGGFN, from the coding sequence ATGTCGATTAAAACGCAACGTATTGCGATTTTAACTTCAGGTGGCGATGCCCCTGGAATGAATGCTGCGATCTATGGATTAGTTCAGCAAGCAATTTTAAATAATATCCAACCATACTTAGTATATGAAGGATACAAAGGTTTGGTTGAAGATAATATAGTTTTAGCTAATCAACAAGAAGTTATTGATCATTTCTTTGATTCTGGAACATTTATCTATTCAGCTAGATTAGTTGAATTTAAAGATTTAGAAATCAGAAAAAAAGCTTTAAATAATCTAAAAGCAAAAAAGATCGATACATTAGTAGTAATCGGTGGTGATGGTTCTTATCAAGGAGCTAAGTTGTTATCTGAAATGGGTGTTAATGTAATAGCAATGCCTGGAACGATCGATAACGATGTAAGTTCATCAGATTACACAATTGGGTTTTACTCAGCGCTTGAGCATATTACAAGAACAATTCAAGAAATTATTTCAACAAGTACTTCACACAACCGTGTTTCAATATCTGAAGTAATGGGTCGTAGATGTGGTGATTTATCTGTTTATGCAGCACTTGCTACTAAAGCAGATCTAGTGATCACTCCTGAAAACATCAAAACAACTCAAGAAATAGTTGATTTAGTAGCTAAAAGAATGCTAGAAGATAAAAAACGTACAATGACAATTATTGTATGTGAACATATCTATGGTGAAGATAACCGTGATAGCTTAAAAGAAATCGCTAAACAAATTAATGATCAGTTAAATATTAAAACTAATGTTAACTATCTAACATACGGGCAACGTGGTCAGATTCCAACTCCAATGGAACGAATTTTAGCAATGCGTTTTGCGATTAAAGCATTTGAACATATTAACCAACAAGAATATAATCTGGTATTAGGATTGAGTGGCGATGAAATTAAAGCTTACAATTTTGACCAAGCTTTAAAAAAGAAAAATCCTTCAAGAATTAAGTTAATTGATCAAAGCAATAAAATTAATGGTGGTTTTAATTAA
- a CDS encoding co-chaperone GroES, producing the protein MNIKPLHDNVLVEVLVEEKTSKSGIITSIQNQDKATSTQGKVVALGDGVIYAKQQKIDYQIKINDLVYFKEYSGTEIHLDDKTYKMLSYEEIIGVIK; encoded by the coding sequence ATGAATATTAAACCATTACACGATAACGTTTTAGTAGAAGTTTTAGTAGAAGAAAAAACTTCTAAATCAGGAATTATCACTTCAATCCAAAATCAAGATAAAGCAACATCAACTCAAGGTAAAGTTGTTGCTTTAGGTGATGGAGTAATTTATGCTAAACAACAAAAGATTGATTATCAAATTAAGATAAATGATCTTGTTTATTTTAAAGAATATTCTGGTACAGAAATTCATTTAGATGATAAAACTTACAAAATGTTAAGTTACGAAGAAATTATTGGAGTAATTAAATAA